A genomic window from Salvia miltiorrhiza cultivar Shanhuang (shh) chromosome 5, IMPLAD_Smil_shh, whole genome shotgun sequence includes:
- the LOC130985630 gene encoding G-type lectin S-receptor-like serine/threonine-protein kinase At1g11330 — MSMEITQVFVLIILGIVVCLSSSIQEDTISGGVVIKDSETIVSEKQIYKLGFFTPANTTNRYVGVFFAFSEETVIWVANREKPLKDASGAITLSQDGNLVVIDGANQTVWSTNLTTSPVNSTVQILDTGNLVLRDVATGDTLWQSFSEPTDVVVPGMTLSQNVNTGKHVVVSAWKNTSDPEIGSFTAGLDVINGIPQLFAWNEGRPHWRSGPWNGLIFLGIKEMFYAYLDGFTQVTNDSAGNFFYTKPQENVYITASVNSSGNVLRKVWNGIEKRWVVEWTTPENECDVYGKCGPFGSCNALQSPICTCLRGFEPAKEDEWGRGNWTNGCRRRNQLQCGKGDRFQRFQYMKVPDFAQPLLSRVQDECRTTCMANCSCIAYAYDPNIGCMFWNNTLIDTQEFDRVGVDLYIRLSASEFDSHKGRKLYIIIPVAVGVCISIMIFIAWWLMVKRKAKDTSILEAGQMFTTDSTAIVLRDESNEVNIGELPKFTFKMLAKATNQFHEDNLLGRGGFGPVYKGILANGKDIAVKRLSADSGQGVQEFMNEVIVISKLQHKNLVKLLGGCVEKEEKILIYEYMPNKSLDACLFGPTNPAKKLLDWKMRYNIIDGIGRGILYLHRDSRLRIIHRDLKSSNVLLDQDWNPKISDFGMARIFGGNEDHGSTARVVGTYGYMAPEYAMEGRFSEKSDVYSFGVLILEIMNGTKNTHYWNDEWSLSLIGCAWKMWSEGNGLSFVKESIASREMEKEMVRCIRIGLLCVQELPNDRPAIEMVLSMLSGDIVELATPKQPVFAVNGSTPHVIHSNNNLTLSVLHGR, encoded by the exons ATGTCAATGGAAATCACTCAAGTCTTTGTTCTTATAATCCTCGGAATTGTTGTATGTTTGAGCTCGAGCATACAAGAAGACACCATTTCAGGCGGTGTTGTCATCAAAGATTCAGAAACCATCGTATCCGAAAAGCAGATATACAAATTAGGATTCTTCACTCCTGCAAACACCACCAACCGCTACGTAGGTGTCTTCTTCGCCTTCTCAGAGGAAACAGTGATATGGGTCGCCAACAGAGAGAAACCCCTCAAAGATGCTTCTGGCGCCATAACTCTATCCCAAGACGGCAATCTCGTGGTCATAGACGGAGCTAATCAAACCGTCTGGTCCACCAATCTCACTACCTCCCCCGTCAACTCCACAGTCCAAATCCTCGACACCGGAAATCTCGTTTTGCGGGACGTTGCCACGGGAGACACGCTATGGCAGTCTTTCTCAGAACCAACGGACGTGGTGGTGCCGGGCATGACGTTGAGCCAGAACGTGAATACAGGGAAGCATGTGGTGGTGTCGGCGTGGAAAAACACCAGCGATCCGGAGATAGGGAGCTTCACCGCCGGCCTCGACGTCATAAACGGGATCCCACAACTTTTCGCATGGAATGAGGGGCGGCCGCACTGGAGGAGCGGGCCGTGGAACGGGCTGATATTTCTGGGGATAAAGGAGATGTTCTACGCCTACTTGGACGGCTTCACTCAAGTGACGAACGACAGCGCTGGCAATTTCTTCTACACCAAGCCGCAGGAGAATGTGTACATAACGGCCAGCGTAAATTCTTCGGGAAATGTGTTGCGGAAAGTATGGAATGGCATCGAGAAGAGATGGGTCGTGGAGTGGACGACTCCTGAAAACGAATGCGATGTTTATGGCAAGTGCGGGCCCTTTGGTAGCTGTAATGCTCTGCAGTCGCCTATCTGTACATGTTTGAGAGGATTTGAGCCCGCGAAGGAGGATGAATGGGGGAGAGGGAATTGGACTAATGGTTGCAGGAGGAGAAACCAGTTGCAATGTGGAAAAGGAGATCGATTTCAGAGGTTCCAGTATATGAAGGTTCCTGACTTTGCTCAACCCTTGCTTTCTAGGGTGCAAGACGAATGTCGAACCACATGTATGGCCAATTGCTCCTGCATAGCTTATGCTTATGATCCTAACATTGGTTGTATGTTTTGGAACAATACCTTGATTGACACTCAGGAGTTTGATCGCGTTGGTGTCGATCTCTACATTCGTCTCTCTGCTTCTGAATTCG ATAGCCACAAGGGGAGAAAGTTGTACATCATAATTCCAGTAGCTGTAGGCGTTTGCATATCTATTATGATCTTCATTGCTTGGTGGTTGATGGTAAAGAGGAAAG CAAAAGATACAAGTATTTTGGAAGCAGGCCAAATGTTCACAACGGATTCAACTGCAATCGTACTCAGAGATGAATCAAACGAAGTTAATATTGGGGAGTTGCCAAAGTTCACTTTCAAGATGCTTGCTAAGGCAACAAACCAGTTCCATGAAGATAATCTTCTTGGGAGGGGTGGTTTTGGTCCTGTTTACAAG GGAATTCTGGCGAATGGGAAAGATATTGCTGTGAAGAGACTATCAGCAGATTCTGGACAAGGAGTGCAAGAATTCATGAATGAAGTGATTGTGATTTCTAAACTCCAACATAAGAATCTTGTCAAACTGCTGGGAGGTTGTGTTGAGAAAGAAGAGAAGATTCTGATATATGAATACATGCCAAACAAAAGCTTAGACGCTTGTCTCTTTG GTCCTACAAATCCAGCAAAGAAGTTGTTAGATTGGAAAATGCGTTACAATATTATCGATGGCATTGGACGAGGCATCTTGTACCTTCATAGGGACTCCAGATTGAGGATAATTCACAGAGACCTGAAGTCAAGTAATGTATTGCTAGACCAAGACTGGAATCCAAAAATCTCCGATTTTGGCATGGCAAGAATATTCGGAGGCAACGAAGACCATGGCAGTACTGCAAGAGTCGTAGGAACATA CGGATACATGGCGCCAGAATACGCAATGGAAGGCAGATTTTCTGAAAAATCTGACGTATATAGTTTTGGGGTGCTGATTCTGGAGATTATGAATGGGACAAAGAACACACACTATTGGAATGATGAATGGTCATTGAGCCTTATAGGATGT GCGTGGAAAATGTGGAGTGAGGGTAATGGGTTGAGTTTTGTGAAGGAAAGCATAGCAAGTAGGGAGATGGAGAAAGAGATGGTTCGATGCATTCGGATAGGTCTGCTGTGCGTCCAAGAACTTCCCAATGATAGACCTGCCATTGAAATGGTGCTGTCGATGCTGAGCGGTGATATTGTGGAGCTGGCAACGCCCAAGCAGCCAGTGTTTGCAGTAAATGGATCAACACCCCATGTGATCCACTCTAATAACAACCTCACTCTTAGTGTGCTTCATGGCCGATGA